In Planctomycetia bacterium, one DNA window encodes the following:
- a CDS encoding type II secretion system protein, whose translation MRTGACPLKRLSAFSRPTCLLRNNTQRQVVSRYAARPAFTLIELLVVMAIISLLISILVPALGRAREVGRRTVCGSNLRQFGQAFLQYSQDNESWFPAKPVANNDNPSLQQRRDAQRAASADWGPNFSGMIRDIVERKVTRDPALEEASPTPAYLPEPKQLLCPSDRINNRPFNDTPQWPTVPVSHYRDLPRTIIQEQSAGRTYISYVYISLLRNDDKPEFFLMTDQTNLNDTSTAFLREFNPDDNHGTRGINVLYLDSHVEWAQLKSGSNADSQALAVKLFGPFNAARPRFSSEPNRASEIQTIE comes from the coding sequence ATGCGAACGGGAGCGTGCCCACTGAAACGGCTGTCGGCTTTCTCCCGCCCCACCTGTCTACTTCGAAATAACACCCAACGCCAAGTAGTTTCTCGCTACGCCGCGCGTCCGGCCTTTACCCTCATCGAGCTGCTCGTCGTCATGGCGATCATCTCGCTCCTGATCTCCATTCTCGTCCCCGCACTGGGACGCGCGCGCGAAGTCGGGCGGCGAACCGTCTGCGGTTCGAATCTGCGGCAGTTCGGCCAGGCGTTCCTGCAATACAGCCAGGACAACGAGAGCTGGTTCCCAGCCAAACCGGTCGCCAACAACGATAACCCCTCGCTTCAGCAAAGGCGCGATGCGCAGCGTGCCGCATCCGCCGATTGGGGGCCGAACTTTTCCGGCATGATCCGGGACATCGTCGAGCGAAAGGTGACGCGCGACCCGGCGCTGGAAGAAGCATCGCCCACGCCGGCCTATCTGCCGGAGCCGAAGCAGTTGTTGTGTCCCAGCGATCGCATCAACAATCGACCCTTCAACGATACGCCCCAGTGGCCCACCGTCCCGGTCAGCCATTATCGCGATCTTCCGCGAACCATCATCCAGGAACAATCAGCCGGCCGAACATATATTAGCTATGTGTATATTTCACTCCTTCGCAACGACGACAAGCCCGAGTTTTTCCTGATGACCGATCAGACAAACCTGAATGACACCAGCACGGCGTTCCTGCGCGAATTCAACCCGGACGACAATCACGGTACGCGCGGAATCAACGTGTTGTATCTTGATTCCCACGTCGAGTGGGCACAGCTCAAGAGCGGCTCCAACGCCGATTCGCAGGCGCTGGCCGTCAAGCTATTCGGACCTTTCAACGCCGCGCGACCGCGCTTTTCGAGTGAGCCGAATCGTGCGTCCGAGATTCAAACGATTGAGTGA
- a CDS encoding alpha amylase N-terminal ig-like domain-containing protein: MNSIRCGAVLAPSVVLALLLPVRGEPAGKASNAERINVAGTFNNWTTGDSAYRMTLVDGRYELVRGLPAGRYEFKFVFNGSWDRHFGDAGNGRVEQPGGNIALVVHASGAQRIWLDPAARRWGHERAEPAAPFAVIRVLRGEKPGEYVLDGSLCEVPPTMKRTFAWKVEKSAGGELAVTDADRMLARVTVPTPGGYRIRLAVGEGKGVDGASTVRTWEVRPEELDARLPATEFRWSPSGSWARKSLPIERVEVVGDFNGWRPGSTPMHAATPAGPYTARVMLEDGLYQYKFLVNGVDFVEDPSADSRYRAPDRAGGFNSGLLVGPDAAQLGPARPDAIAAAAVQHDLHRAKYLSPISDDVIRLGVRTLADDVQAIDVLMPGNSPNGKAVEPLGAIPMQRGPGQHGFETWSCQLTARHSRLKYAFRLRDGSATRTLDATGIHESPTVKRYFEPDLSMSFKTPDWAKRVVWYQIFPERFRNGDPSNDPPSTVPWNHAWFKPYRPRGGKGYTEHGTLEDFIYDRRYGGDMQGVREKLGYLRSLGITAIYFNPVFQAPSLHKYDASDYRHIDDFFGVKGSLKDVRGETLDPATWQWSKTDLVFLEFLAEAHRMGFKVILDGVFNHVGREFWAFRDVLKHGKDSRYAGWFDIKSFKPFHYQAWDGDDGSLPRLKHDDALGLAKEVREHLFAVTRRWMDPNGDGDPSDGIDGWRLDVASDINVNFWKDWRTLVKSINPDAYIVAELWQESREWLDGRSFDAVMNYPFARSCQRFFVNRAKRITASEFDRQLKEMQGWYAPQVNYVLQNLFGSHDTDRVASMFMNPDLEYDQANRLQDNGPNYNPSKPTADCYKRLKLMVTFQMTALGAPMVYYGDEVGMYGADDPSCRKPMLWDDLPPNDDPDERIEPDVLEHYQWMIAIRHTCPALQLGTMETLCMDDEKGLYAFSRTLGSECVVVVLNNSDHRHRLDIAVPWADGTHVVRLDDRKACERIEPGLEQPAARPRIVERRIEGKPGTHHAGMPRVEGGHLRGLVLEPYTGAVFTARRAAGE, translated from the coding sequence ATGAACAGCATTCGCTGCGGGGCCGTCCTCGCGCCGTCCGTCGTGCTGGCCCTGCTGCTGCCCGTGCGCGGCGAGCCGGCTGGCAAGGCGTCGAACGCCGAGCGCATCAACGTCGCCGGCACGTTCAACAATTGGACGACCGGCGATTCGGCGTACCGCATGACGCTTGTTGACGGGCGTTACGAACTGGTTCGCGGACTTCCCGCCGGGCGGTACGAATTTAAATTCGTCTTCAACGGCTCGTGGGATCGCCACTTCGGCGACGCCGGCAACGGCCGCGTTGAGCAACCGGGCGGGAACATCGCGCTGGTCGTGCACGCATCCGGCGCGCAGCGCATCTGGCTGGATCCGGCGGCGAGGCGATGGGGGCACGAGCGCGCCGAGCCGGCTGCTCCGTTCGCCGTCATCCGCGTGCTGCGCGGCGAGAAGCCGGGCGAGTATGTTCTCGACGGTAGTCTTTGCGAGGTTCCCCCCACGATGAAGAGAACCTTCGCATGGAAGGTGGAGAAATCAGCGGGCGGCGAGCTGGCGGTGACCGACGCGGACCGGATGCTGGCGCGCGTGACCGTTCCGACGCCCGGCGGCTACCGGATACGGCTGGCGGTCGGCGAGGGCAAGGGCGTCGATGGAGCATCGACCGTGCGGACGTGGGAGGTCCGGCCGGAGGAATTGGACGCACGGCTTCCGGCGACGGAGTTCCGCTGGTCGCCGAGCGGTTCGTGGGCGAGAAAATCGCTGCCGATCGAGCGGGTCGAGGTCGTGGGCGATTTCAACGGCTGGCGGCCCGGGTCGACGCCGATGCACGCGGCGACGCCGGCGGGCCCGTACACGGCGCGCGTGATGCTGGAAGACGGGTTGTATCAATACAAGTTTCTTGTTAACGGCGTGGATTTCGTCGAGGATCCGTCGGCCGACTCGCGCTATCGCGCGCCCGACCGCGCCGGCGGGTTCAACAGCGGCCTGCTTGTCGGGCCCGACGCCGCGCAGCTCGGCCCGGCCCGGCCCGACGCGATCGCCGCCGCCGCCGTGCAACACGACCTTCACCGAGCGAAGTACCTTTCGCCGATCAGCGACGACGTGATTCGCCTCGGCGTGCGCACGCTGGCCGACGACGTGCAGGCGATCGATGTGCTGATGCCCGGGAACTCCCCGAACGGCAAGGCGGTCGAGCCGCTCGGGGCCATCCCGATGCAGCGTGGTCCCGGTCAGCACGGATTCGAGACGTGGTCCTGTCAATTGACCGCGCGGCACAGCAGGCTTAAATACGCCTTCCGCCTGCGGGACGGCAGCGCGACGCGCACGCTGGATGCAACGGGGATACACGAATCGCCGACGGTGAAGCGTTACTTCGAGCCGGATCTCTCCATGAGTTTCAAGACGCCGGACTGGGCGAAGCGGGTCGTGTGGTACCAGATTTTCCCGGAGCGGTTTCGCAACGGCGACCCGTCGAACGATCCGCCGTCGACCGTTCCGTGGAACCATGCGTGGTTCAAACCGTACCGGCCGCGCGGCGGCAAGGGTTATACCGAGCACGGCACGCTGGAGGATTTCATTTACGACCGGCGGTACGGCGGCGATATGCAGGGGGTGCGTGAGAAGCTGGGCTATCTCCGCTCGCTGGGCATCACGGCGATCTACTTCAATCCGGTGTTTCAGGCGCCGTCGCTGCACAAGTACGACGCGAGTGATTACCGGCACATCGACGATTTCTTCGGCGTCAAGGGCAGTCTGAAGGACGTGCGTGGCGAGACCCTGGATCCGGCGACGTGGCAGTGGTCTAAGACGGATTTAGTTTTCCTCGAGTTTCTCGCCGAGGCGCACCGCATGGGCTTCAAGGTGATTCTCGACGGCGTGTTCAATCACGTCGGGCGGGAGTTCTGGGCGTTTCGGGATGTGCTCAAACACGGCAAGGATTCGCGCTACGCCGGCTGGTTCGACATCAAGAGTTTCAAGCCGTTTCATTACCAGGCGTGGGACGGCGATGACGGCTCGCTGCCGCGGCTGAAGCACGACGACGCGCTGGGGCTGGCGAAGGAGGTGCGCGAGCATCTCTTTGCCGTGACGCGGCGCTGGATGGACCCCAACGGCGACGGCGATCCGTCGGACGGCATCGACGGCTGGCGGCTGGACGTGGCCAGCGATATCAACGTGAATTTCTGGAAGGACTGGCGCACGCTGGTGAAGTCGATCAATCCCGATGCGTACATCGTGGCGGAGCTGTGGCAGGAATCGCGAGAGTGGCTGGACGGCCGCAGTTTCGACGCGGTGATGAATTATCCGTTCGCGCGGAGCTGCCAGCGGTTTTTCGTGAACCGTGCGAAGCGCATCACGGCGAGCGAGTTCGACCGGCAGTTGAAGGAGATGCAGGGCTGGTACGCGCCGCAGGTGAACTACGTGCTTCAAAATCTGTTCGGCAGCCACGATACGGATCGCGTCGCGTCGATGTTCATGAACCCGGATCTGGAGTACGATCAGGCGAACCGATTGCAGGACAACGGGCCGAATTACAACCCGTCCAAGCCGACGGCGGATTGCTACAAACGACTGAAACTGATGGTGACCTTTCAGATGACGGCCCTGGGGGCGCCGATGGTCTATTACGGCGACGAGGTCGGCATGTACGGCGCGGACGACCCGAGCTGCCGCAAGCCGATGCTGTGGGACGATCTGCCGCCGAATGACGACCCGGACGAGCGAATCGAGCCGGACGTGCTGGAGCATTACCAGTGGATGATCGCGATTCGGCACACGTGCCCCGCGCTGCAACTGGGCACGATGGAGACGTTGTGCATGGATGACGAGAAGGGCCTGTATGCCTTTTCGCGCACGCTGGGGAGCGAGTGCGTCGTCGTGGTTCTTAACAACAGCGACCATCGGCATCGATTGGATATCGCCGTGCCCTGGGCCGATGGCACGCACGTGGTTCGTCTCGACGATCGCAAGGCCTGCGAGCGCATCGAACCCGGGCTTGAACAGCCCGCGGCGCGTCCGCGCATCGTGGAGCGCAGGATCGAGGGCAAGCCGGGCACGCATCATGCGGGGATGCCGCGCGTGGAAGGCGGCCATCTGCGGGGTCTCGTGCTGGAGCCGTATACCGGCGCGGTGTTTACGGCGCGGAGGGCGGCCGGCGAGTGA
- a CDS encoding proprotein convertase P-domain-containing protein, whose protein sequence is MTQYVISTSGMVRWFIALGTVAAMLAALLAAPGESLAGDPCAGVPTVDGRNLPTKYQGSPSATQDNPTGFGDATPPSEEPTEGNEIDRLYVRNDATHLYIGITGNTEREDALENTILVFIDNGANGGTAVLNTSGFTGGSNALKNLSGVTLDFAPEYALAVWMNGTTPTAFLHDLTNPTDAGVALTLGTHFAVDNNNLAGVNGEPANDPLQQQVNAATATLGFEFKIELLQLNLTGTSTIGIQALLANGGGFISNQSLPPLRPTQGSIGGGVGCVGVHDPMADPPSIIDFATFTGDQFATVQLSVGSTPPAIDGVNIPADYGAGALIATQNNYTCFGDAAPFSPLPTQGSELDRLFVRNDFSKLYIGVTGNIPVFEDFNNTLIIFIDRPDDGDPGSQLLFTSSLLGGSGALQGMDGVTLDNGFAPEYAIQYWRGGNQHNAFIEDLRFDSDIPLEFSVDTARHTNLAVNAFSADLSNILGVNDISGDDPIRQEIKAVTAISGVQFSVRLASLGIQPTDEIKIAAAIVSGSGFISNQWLPPLNPTQTPPATGSAAFSDAPLPLAIPDNNPAGATDNRSPTFAGINRITDLNVSVNITHPQVNNLTVTLTHVDSGRSVVLWNPSSGAGANLNVTFDSEGGGGTVLPAETLLTMNGVDPNGPWSLKVVDSVAGDVGSLVSWTLHVEEYEGGNVGCLGIHDAFENPIDLSTNPLTPGNQFATITLSPTGIPASTPTNTLFTGQNIPKVYDGTTPQQGGGTLPAIPAAAVQNNYTCFGDAVEAPPQNLPGSELDRIFVSNTADRIRVALTGNLEGNGNAFVVLLDTLAGGAGTITGQTAPPSAITGFNNVILDAGFTPDYACVVQRNNEPNTNEYSVFLKNLATNTTRSIGRLTRNSGSGVLADPIPNANGSEMNQLFIQDDASHVYLGVTGNLEANGNAYVLFLKTGAGGPSNILDTNYVGFPQVLRNLNGDTLDAGFNPNYAIVMTRSGGNYTAQLVDLTDTTPPLTVTALTFTQTVGPNTFFGDNSNSSGVTSSNCPTTTPEEQELNAATSFRGVQFAIDRASIGSPAGAIEVGAALVGGSGFWSNQTLPPLGGCQANLGDNANLNGGTAPGNQFLAYTLGTNPASPTQFTPSNIPSVMGTALATQNNHTGFGDAVAPNPGNANCLQVAFDDTNILGVTGGSLNSQTCLSQGGSAAGATLAEKGMEFDIPMVDVGLTPPSLGTQIKVLAVLTGSTGYFSNQLLPPLNRGNAWNLGFIGTQPPCDRWSGNLSDNAVAPGQQWLGHTIVPACSNIPGDINGDSVKNQADIDAFVGVLLGTNTNPCDVSKSDLNADLTRNGLDIRPFITAFLAP, encoded by the coding sequence ATGACTCAATACGTGATTTCAACATCCGGGATGGTTCGATGGTTTATTGCACTCGGCACAGTGGCCGCGATGCTGGCCGCACTGCTGGCCGCGCCGGGTGAATCGCTCGCAGGCGACCCCTGCGCCGGGGTGCCGACGGTTGACGGGCGCAATCTGCCTACCAAATACCAGGGAAGCCCCAGCGCCACGCAGGACAATCCGACCGGCTTCGGCGACGCGACGCCGCCTTCCGAGGAGCCGACCGAAGGCAACGAGATTGACCGGCTCTACGTCCGCAACGACGCGACGCACTTGTACATCGGCATCACCGGGAACACCGAACGCGAAGACGCCCTCGAAAACACTATCCTTGTCTTTATCGACAACGGCGCCAACGGCGGCACGGCCGTGTTGAACACCTCCGGCTTCACGGGCGGATCCAACGCCCTGAAGAACCTAAGCGGCGTCACGCTCGATTTCGCCCCAGAATACGCCCTCGCCGTCTGGATGAACGGCACGACGCCGACCGCGTTCCTCCACGATCTGACCAATCCGACCGACGCCGGCGTCGCCCTGACACTCGGCACGCATTTCGCGGTCGACAACAACAATCTGGCCGGCGTGAACGGCGAGCCGGCCAACGATCCGCTCCAACAGCAAGTCAACGCGGCGACCGCCACGCTGGGCTTCGAGTTCAAGATCGAGCTGCTCCAGCTCAATCTGACCGGCACCAGCACGATCGGCATCCAGGCCCTGCTCGCCAACGGCGGCGGGTTCATCAGCAATCAGAGTCTGCCGCCGCTGCGGCCCACGCAGGGTTCGATCGGCGGCGGCGTTGGTTGCGTCGGCGTGCACGATCCCATGGCCGACCCGCCGAGCATCATCGATTTCGCAACGTTCACCGGCGATCAGTTTGCCACGGTGCAGTTGAGCGTCGGCTCAACGCCCCCGGCGATTGACGGCGTGAACATCCCGGCGGACTACGGCGCGGGCGCGCTCATCGCCACGCAGAACAATTACACCTGTTTCGGCGACGCCGCACCCTTCAGCCCGCTTCCGACGCAGGGCAGCGAGCTGGACCGCCTCTTTGTCCGAAACGATTTCTCCAAGCTCTACATCGGCGTCACCGGCAACATCCCCGTCTTTGAAGATTTCAACAACACGCTGATTATTTTCATCGACCGGCCTGACGACGGCGACCCCGGCTCCCAGCTTCTCTTCACCAGCTCGCTGCTCGGCGGATCGGGCGCGCTGCAAGGCATGGACGGCGTCACGCTCGATAACGGTTTCGCCCCCGAATATGCCATTCAATACTGGCGCGGCGGCAATCAGCACAACGCCTTCATTGAAGACCTGCGCTTCGATTCCGACATCCCGCTCGAGTTCTCCGTCGACACCGCGCGGCATACGAATCTCGCCGTTAACGCCTTCTCCGCGGACCTTAGCAACATCCTCGGCGTCAACGACATCTCCGGCGACGATCCGATTCGACAGGAAATCAAGGCGGTCACGGCCATCAGCGGCGTGCAGTTTTCCGTGCGCCTCGCGTCGCTGGGCATCCAGCCAACCGATGAAATCAAGATCGCCGCGGCCATCGTCAGCGGCAGCGGTTTCATCAGCAACCAGTGGCTGCCTCCACTCAATCCGACTCAAACCCCGCCCGCGACGGGCAGCGCCGCCTTCTCCGATGCACCGCTTCCTCTGGCGATTCCGGACAACAACCCGGCCGGCGCGACCGACAACCGCAGCCCGACGTTCGCAGGCATCAACCGCATCACGGACCTGAACGTGTCGGTCAACATCACGCACCCGCAGGTCAACAACCTGACCGTGACCTTGACGCATGTTGACAGCGGTCGCTCGGTCGTCCTGTGGAATCCCTCCAGCGGCGCCGGCGCGAATCTCAACGTCACCTTCGACAGCGAAGGCGGCGGCGGGACCGTCCTGCCGGCCGAAACCCTCCTGACCATGAACGGCGTGGATCCGAACGGGCCGTGGAGCCTGAAAGTCGTCGATTCCGTCGCCGGCGACGTCGGTTCGCTGGTGTCATGGACGCTGCACGTCGAGGAATACGAAGGCGGCAACGTCGGCTGCCTCGGAATTCACGACGCGTTTGAGAATCCGATCGACTTGAGCACCAATCCGCTCACGCCGGGCAACCAGTTCGCGACGATCACCCTTAGCCCGACGGGCATCCCGGCCAGCACGCCGACCAACACCCTCTTCACCGGCCAGAACATCCCGAAGGTCTACGACGGCACGACGCCGCAGCAGGGCGGCGGCACGCTGCCGGCGATTCCGGCCGCGGCGGTTCAGAACAATTACACCTGCTTTGGCGACGCCGTCGAAGCCCCGCCCCAGAACCTGCCCGGTTCGGAACTGGATCGAATCTTCGTGTCCAACACCGCGGATCGCATCCGCGTCGCGTTGACCGGCAATCTCGAAGGCAACGGCAATGCCTTCGTCGTCCTGCTCGACACGCTCGCCGGCGGCGCCGGCACGATCACCGGCCAGACCGCCCCGCCGAGCGCCATCACCGGATTCAACAACGTCATCCTCGACGCCGGCTTCACTCCCGACTACGCCTGCGTCGTCCAGCGCAACAACGAACCGAACACTAACGAGTACAGCGTCTTCCTGAAGAACCTCGCCACCAACACGACGCGCTCGATCGGCCGCCTGACGCGCAACAGCGGTTCGGGCGTTCTGGCTGATCCGATCCCCAACGCGAACGGCAGCGAGATGAATCAGTTGTTCATCCAGGATGACGCCAGCCATGTGTATCTCGGTGTGACCGGCAATCTCGAAGCCAACGGCAACGCCTACGTTCTATTCCTGAAGACCGGCGCCGGCGGGCCGTCCAACATACTCGACACGAACTACGTCGGCTTCCCGCAGGTGCTCCGCAACCTGAACGGCGACACGCTCGACGCCGGGTTCAACCCCAATTATGCAATTGTCATGACTCGTTCGGGCGGCAACTACACCGCGCAGCTCGTGGACCTAACCGACACGACGCCGCCGCTCACCGTCACCGCCCTGACGTTTACCCAAACCGTCGGGCCCAACACCTTCTTCGGTGATAACTCCAACTCCTCGGGCGTCACAAGCTCCAACTGCCCGACGACGACACCCGAAGAGCAGGAACTCAACGCCGCGACGTCTTTCCGAGGCGTTCAATTCGCGATCGATCGGGCCTCCATCGGCAGCCCCGCCGGCGCGATCGAAGTCGGCGCCGCCCTCGTCGGCGGCAGCGGCTTCTGGAGCAACCAGACCCTTCCCCCGCTGGGCGGCTGCCAGGCCAACCTCGGCGATAACGCCAACCTGAACGGCGGCACGGCCCCGGGCAATCAGTTCCTGGCTTACACCCTCGGTACCAACCCGGCTTCGCCGACGCAGTTCACGCCGTCAAACATTCCATCCGTCATGGGAACCGCCCTGGCGACTCAGAACAACCACACGGGTTTCGGCGATGCCGTGGCCCCCAACCCCGGCAACGCCAACTGCCTGCAAGTCGCCTTCGACGACACCAACATCCTGGGTGTCACCGGAGGTTCACTGAATAGCCAAACATGTCTAAGTCAGGGCGGATCCGCCGCCGGCGCGACGCTGGCCGAGAAGGGCATGGAGTTCGACATCCCCATGGTCGACGTCGGCCTCACGCCGCCCTCCCTGGGCACGCAGATCAAGGTCCTGGCGGTGCTCACGGGCAGCACCGGCTACTTCTCCAACCAGCTCCTGCCCCCGCTCAATCGCGGCAACGCCTGGAACCTCGGCTTCATCGGCACGCAACCGCCGTGCGATCGCTGGTCGGGCAACCTGTCCGACAACGCCGTCGCGCCCGGCCAGCAATGGCTCGGCCATACGATCGTGCCCGCGTGCAGCAACATCCCCGGCGACATCAACGGCGACAGCGTGAAGAATCAGGCCGACATCGATGCCTTCGTCGGCGTACTCCTCGGCACGAACACCAACCCCTGCGACGTGAGCAAGTCGGACCTCAACGCCGACCTGACTCGAAACGGCCTGGATATCCGACCGTTCATCACGGCGTTCCTCGCGCCATAA
- a CDS encoding LacI family DNA-binding transcriptional regulator, which translates to MAKRKSVSIKDVARESQASLTTVSLVLNKRDWRISPATRERVLEAVQRLGYRPSRMAQGLQAQRSGFLAILVPQLRHAFADAYFGELISAIHDQARESGYKVILEVADETYLAASQHVEIFDRHVIDGMLCMGVTNRDVYLKDFEKGDRPVLLVNNYLPGLVLNSVRCDYVEAGRLAGHYLREKGHRHVGLIHGAQEVQTTHDLRRGFEDAIGLNAPLAAELLEDGLYTEEGGAEAAIRLVRRHPNLTALFAGNDKMAIGAIAGLKSIGLRVPEEISVVGCDDMHSAAFCDPPLTTVRTPIYELGRRACERLLDLVFNRAEAVQEVHPVSLTVRKSVAAPRA; encoded by the coding sequence ATGGCAAAACGAAAATCGGTCAGCATCAAGGACGTCGCCCGCGAGAGCCAGGCCTCGCTGACAACCGTCTCACTCGTTCTCAACAAACGCGATTGGCGCATCAGCCCGGCCACGCGCGAACGCGTGCTGGAGGCCGTTCAGCGACTCGGGTACCGCCCCAGTCGGATGGCGCAGGGCCTCCAGGCCCAGCGGTCAGGATTCTTGGCAATTCTCGTGCCGCAGCTTCGCCATGCGTTCGCGGACGCATATTTCGGCGAGTTGATCAGCGCGATTCACGATCAGGCGCGCGAATCGGGCTACAAGGTCATCCTCGAGGTGGCGGACGAGACCTACCTCGCCGCTTCGCAACACGTCGAGATCTTTGATCGGCACGTCATCGACGGCATGCTGTGCATGGGCGTCACGAATCGAGACGTTTATCTTAAAGACTTTGAGAAAGGCGATCGCCCCGTCCTGCTCGTGAACAACTATCTCCCCGGGCTGGTGTTGAATTCCGTGCGCTGCGATTACGTCGAAGCCGGCCGCCTCGCGGGGCATTATTTGCGTGAGAAAGGTCACCGGCACGTCGGATTGATACACGGCGCGCAGGAGGTACAGACGACGCACGATCTGCGTCGCGGATTTGAAGATGCGATCGGGTTGAACGCTCCGCTCGCCGCCGAGCTGCTTGAGGACGGCCTCTACACGGAAGAAGGCGGCGCCGAGGCGGCGATTCGCCTCGTGCGACGCCATCCGAACCTGACGGCGCTCTTTGCCGGGAATGACAAGATGGCCATCGGCGCCATTGCCGGGCTGAAAAGCATCGGCCTGCGCGTGCCCGAAGAAATCAGCGTGGTCGGCTGCGACGACATGCACTCGGCCGCGTTCTGCGATCCGCCGCTGACGACGGTGCGCACGCCGATCTACGAGCTGGGCCGGCGTGCCTGCGAGCGGCTGCTCGACCTGGTGTTCAACCGCGCGGAAGCCGTTCAGGAAGTTCACCCGGTATCGCTGACGGTTCGCAAGTCCGTCGCCGCGCCGCGTGCCTGA